Proteins from a genomic interval of Microbacterium abyssi:
- a CDS encoding fumarylacetoacetate hydrolase family protein, producing MTTTTPEAPFALVRYRDADRAQLGLAVENRVRALTPADLGAADLNAFLAQPDWDRIAALAAPDETWLPLADVTLAAPVEPRQVLQTGANYRQHVIELVAAGLTQNTERTPDEARVFAAKMMDDRKANGEPYFFIGLPSCVVGDDVPLELPAYSEVHDWELELAIVVGREAFRVSRADAWSHIAGYTIVNDVTTRDLVFRKDMKEIGTDWYRAKNAPGFLPTGPFLVPAHFVDAEDARVTLALNGEVMQDASTSDLLFDIPALLSAASQTQRLLPGDLLLTGSPAGNGQHWKRFLRDGDVMTGTIANLGTQVVRCAAEGAAS from the coding sequence ATGACGACCACCACCCCCGAGGCACCGTTCGCTCTGGTGCGCTACCGAGACGCCGACCGCGCGCAGCTCGGGCTCGCGGTCGAGAACCGGGTGCGTGCGCTGACGCCGGCCGACCTCGGAGCCGCGGATCTGAACGCGTTCCTCGCACAGCCGGACTGGGACCGCATCGCCGCACTCGCAGCTCCGGACGAGACCTGGCTCCCTCTCGCCGACGTCACGCTCGCCGCTCCCGTGGAGCCACGGCAGGTGCTGCAGACCGGTGCCAACTACCGCCAGCACGTCATCGAGCTCGTCGCCGCGGGTCTCACCCAGAACACCGAGCGAACGCCCGACGAGGCGCGTGTCTTCGCCGCGAAGATGATGGATGACCGCAAGGCGAACGGCGAGCCCTACTTCTTCATCGGGCTGCCGTCCTGCGTCGTGGGTGACGACGTGCCCCTCGAGCTGCCCGCCTACAGCGAGGTGCACGACTGGGAGCTCGAACTCGCGATCGTCGTCGGCCGTGAGGCGTTCCGGGTGTCGCGCGCCGACGCCTGGAGCCACATCGCGGGGTACACGATCGTCAACGACGTCACGACGCGCGATCTCGTATTCCGCAAGGACATGAAGGAGATCGGCACCGACTGGTACCGCGCCAAGAACGCCCCCGGCTTTCTGCCGACAGGGCCGTTCCTCGTGCCGGCGCACTTCGTCGACGCGGAGGACGCGCGCGTCACGCTCGCGCTCAACGGCGAGGTGATGCAGGACGCTTCGACGAGCGACCTGCTGTTCGACATCCCCGCACTCCTGTCGGCCGCTTCGCAGACGCAGCGCCTCCTCCCGGGCGATCTGCTTCTGACCGGCAGCCCGGCCGGCAACGGCCAGCACTGGAAGCGATTCCTGCGTGACGGCGACGTGATGACGGGCACGATCGCCAACCTCGGCACCCAGGTGGTGCGGTGCGCCGCGGAAGGAGCCGCATCGTGA